A genomic stretch from Streptococcus oralis includes:
- a CDS encoding MazG-like family protein has product MNTKMNLEEKVQQWFVDRNLHEANPVKQFLKLMEESGELFEGIAKDKSELIYDALGDIQVVLIGLDQQIKNGAQISANQQELELLLMVSSLGNIAQKLYAHVCHNETQIPLIKADLMFLDSVISTVSFCNGTTAENCLEEAYEVIKDRKGKMIDGVFVKEEDL; this is encoded by the coding sequence ATGAATACAAAAATGAATTTGGAAGAAAAGGTTCAACAGTGGTTTGTTGATAGAAATCTACATGAAGCGAATCCTGTCAAACAATTCTTGAAGCTGATGGAAGAGTCTGGTGAATTGTTTGAGGGCATTGCAAAGGATAAATCTGAACTGATTTACGATGCGCTTGGAGACATTCAGGTGGTTTTGATTGGACTTGATCAACAGATTAAGAATGGTGCTCAGATTTCAGCCAATCAACAGGAACTTGAATTGTTGCTGATGGTTTCTAGTTTAGGGAACATCGCTCAAAAACTATACGCTCATGTCTGTCACAATGAAACACAAATTCCGTTAATCAAAGCAGACTTGATGTTTCTTGATAGCGTGATTAGTACGGTTTCATTTTGCAATGGAACTACAGCTGAAAATTGTTTAGAAGAAGCTTATGAAGTCATCAAGGACCGCAAAGGAAAGATGATTGACGGGGTGTTTGTGAAAGAGGAGGATTTGTAA
- a CDS encoding 3-dehydroquinate synthase: protein MKYLKILCAVLFASFLVACHQISSGTVVDKYIDEPHTTFIPVMTGKSSVLVPTRTKRRYILVVSGYAGNKQVEERFEVTAKEYKHYEIGNTFIQDAVLEIEGDRE, encoded by the coding sequence ATGAAATATTTAAAAATCTTATGTGCTGTTTTATTTGCATCCTTCCTCGTGGCATGTCACCAGATTTCGAGCGGGACGGTTGTAGACAAGTACATTGATGAACCTCATACAACATTTATACCTGTCATGACAGGCAAAAGTTCGGTACTGGTGCCAACTAGAACCAAAAGAAGATATATTCTAGTTGTTTCAGGATATGCAGGAAATAAGCAAGTTGAAGAAAGATTTGAAGTGACAGCTAAGGAATACAAACACTATGAAATTGGCAATACTTTTATACAAGATGCCGTTTTAGAAATCGAAGGAGATAGAGAATGA
- the ssb gene encoding single-stranded DNA-binding protein produces the protein MINNVVLVGRLTRDPELRYTPSNVAVATFSLAVNRNFKNQAGEREADFISCIMWRQQAENFANWLKKGALVGITGRIQTRSYDNQQGQRVYVTEVVAESFQVLEKKDNSANQSSMENQMPPSFGASDPMDIPDDGLPF, from the coding sequence ATGATCAATAATGTTGTTTTGGTAGGTCGCTTGACTCGTGATCCTGAGTTGCGATACACGCCATCAAATGTTGCAGTTGCGACTTTTAGTTTGGCAGTGAATCGCAATTTTAAAAATCAGGCAGGTGAACGTGAAGCTGATTTTATCAGTTGCATTATGTGGCGCCAGCAAGCTGAAAATTTTGCAAATTGGCTTAAAAAGGGTGCTCTTGTAGGAATCACAGGTCGCATCCAGACTCGTAGCTATGATAACCAGCAAGGACAACGTGTCTATGTGACTGAAGTGGTAGCTGAAAGTTTTCAAGTGCTTGAAAAGAAGGATAATTCTGCGAACCAGTCAAGCATGGAAAACCAGATGCCACCAAGTTTTGGAGCAAGTGATCCGATGGATATTCCAGATGATGGATTGCCGTTTTAG
- a CDS encoding DUF1642 domain-containing protein — MNKQELIEKINNLQYSLSWNIPRINKETVLELIEQLDEPQKVVVPQFVADWIEEARKACKDVAELFEFDFTNDEVGEWFMQERPFDLVARAWLDGYEVEEERQYTVKIKPTGHFLAINGEGKMFHSLVNKKKFTKEELEESGLSEVFSCSIFEVEEVE, encoded by the coding sequence ATGAATAAACAAGAATTGATTGAGAAAATAAATAATTTACAATATTCACTTTCATGGAATATACCACGTATAAATAAGGAAACTGTTTTAGAGCTAATCGAACAACTAGACGAACCGCAGAAAGTCGTAGTGCCACAGTTTGTGGCGGATTGGATTGAGGAAGCTAGAAAAGCTTGTAAAGACGTGGCAGAATTATTCGAATTTGATTTCACGAACGATGAAGTTGGGGAATGGTTTATGCAAGAAAGACCATTTGATTTAGTAGCTCGAGCCTGGCTTGACGGCTACGAGGTCGAGGAAGAACGACAATATACGGTAAAAATCAAGCCGACAGGGCATTTCTTAGCAATAAATGGAGAAGGGAAAATGTTTCATTCTCTAGTGAACAAGAAGAAGTTTACAAAAGAAGAGCTTGAAGAGTCTGGTTTGAGTGAAGTGTTTAGCTGTTCTATCTTCGAAGTCGAGGAGGTGGAGTGA
- a CDS encoding DUF1372 family protein: MKRFIVIWILLSAGLNIWQMDRIRDLEEKKPMVIYKADNQGAEIKGRVLQKEKIGDMYTVTLQNYGIFVVTQTNYESLKIGDEVRL, translated from the coding sequence ATGAAACGATTCATAGTAATCTGGATTCTGCTATCTGCTGGATTAAATATCTGGCAGATGGACAGGATTCGAGATTTGGAAGAGAAGAAGCCGATGGTTATCTACAAAGCTGATAATCAAGGCGCTGAAATCAAAGGCAGAGTCTTACAAAAGGAGAAGATTGGTGACATGTACACTGTTACATTGCAAAATTACGGAATATTCGTAGTTACTCAAACAAACTATGAATCTCTTAAAATAGGAGATGAGGTGAGATTATAA
- a CDS encoding helix-turn-helix domain-containing protein, which yields MQLRLKELREDLCLSVGQMAKETGVSQNTIHLYERGGYPSIKQIEMIARTYDVNPAWLVGWIDDEMMPAIQVVEKVVYKESPTARLPDYFNNNNDGKIIKWVKSKRYMGGKVWSKRT from the coding sequence ATGCAGCTAAGATTGAAAGAACTTAGAGAGGACCTATGTCTCTCTGTTGGGCAGATGGCAAAGGAAACAGGTGTCTCCCAAAACACAATTCATTTGTACGAACGGGGTGGATATCCATCCATTAAGCAAATTGAAATGATTGCTAGAACCTATGATGTAAACCCTGCGTGGCTTGTTGGGTGGATAGATGATGAAATGATGCCTGCGATTCAGGTAGTCGAAAAAGTGGTCTACAAAGAAAGCCCAACAGCAAGATTGCCAGATTATTTCAACAACAATAACGATGGTAAGATTATTAAATGGGTTAAATCCAAAAGATACATGGGAGGTAAGGTTTGGTCAAAAAGAACTTAA
- a CDS encoding site-specific integrase: protein MNIVEPLRDKDDIQAMKDYLSSWNEKYYMLFLLGINTGFRVGDILKLKVKDVQGWHIKVREQKTGKYKSIKMTRPLKNELREFVKDKELHEYLFQSRVGKNKALSYKTVYWFLKRAAEDLGIDNVGTHTMRKTFGYHYYKKYKNVADLMSLFNHSSPAVTLIYICVRQDELDTKMSNFSL, encoded by the coding sequence ATGAATATTGTTGAACCGTTACGAGATAAGGATGATATTCAAGCCATGAAGGACTATCTATCATCTTGGAATGAAAAATATTACATGCTATTTCTTTTGGGAATCAATACAGGTTTTCGTGTTGGAGATATTCTCAAACTAAAGGTTAAAGATGTTCAAGGTTGGCACATTAAAGTTAGGGAACAGAAAACAGGGAAATATAAGAGCATTAAAATGACAAGGCCACTCAAGAATGAATTGAGAGAATTTGTCAAAGATAAAGAATTACATGAGTATCTATTTCAGAGTCGTGTTGGAAAGAATAAGGCGCTCAGCTATAAGACGGTATACTGGTTTCTTAAAAGAGCTGCTGAAGACTTAGGCATCGATAATGTCGGAACTCACACGATGCGAAAAACATTTGGCTATCATTACTACAAGAAGTACAAGAACGTTGCAGACTTGATGTCATTATTCAACCATTCAAGTCCAGCAGTCACACTAATTTATATTTGTGTGAGGCAAGATGAACTTGATACTAAGATGAGTAATTTTAGCCTCTAA
- a CDS encoding HNH endonuclease signature motif containing protein: protein MAYFKNPKHSDWFRIWQIKFYNSKPWRTLRNKIRTTKRMRCDMCGRLIHGKSIVDHIIEIDETNYQDESITLNEDNLQLLCLECHNTKTFQSKINLNLENRNINLF, encoded by the coding sequence ATGGCTTATTTTAAAAATCCTAAACACTCTGACTGGTTCAGAATCTGGCAGATTAAATTCTACAACTCAAAACCTTGGAGAACTCTGAGAAATAAAATCAGAACTACAAAGCGTATGCGCTGCGACATGTGTGGACGTTTAATTCATGGCAAGAGTATTGTTGACCATATCATAGAGATTGATGAAACTAATTATCAAGATGAGTCAATTACTCTCAACGAAGATAATTTGCAATTACTTTGTCTTGAGTGTCACAATACTAAAACATTTCAAAGTAAAATAAATTTAAATTTAGAAAATCGGAATATTAATTTATTTTGA
- a CDS encoding terminase TerL endonuclease subunit, with the protein MVEMKYFDKYVGLVEAGKVPVCREVLLSISRVKRFKEQYIFKQEEADKRIEFIEEECSNTKGRAGKLKLALPQKVWLEVAWGFYHMAEVTKTNPDTLEEYKDFEERRLIHEVPIIVPRGTGKTTLGSAIGEVGQIIDGEWGADIQLLAYSREQAGYLFNASRAMLSNEDSLLHYMREADILRSTKQGILYETTNSLMSIKTSEYESLDGTNAHYNIFDEVHTYDDDFIKVVNDGSSRKRKNWITWYISTNGTKRDKLFDKYYSLWIDILDGKVENDSVMPWIYKLDEVAEIHNPDVWQKAMPLLGITTEKEAIILDIEMSKNDPAKQAELMAKTFNLPVNNYLAYFSNEECQGWSDKFDMSLFVGDDERSARCVLGVDLSDVNDICSISFMVVNGEERQYLNKKFMPRHTIEGLPKELRDKYAEWELSGELHVHELDYNDQAYIFDELRRFMSDNRILPVAVGYDRWNAKELIRLFNDYYGDICHDIPQTVKSLSNPLKVYKEKAKMGKIIFDDPVATWNHANVRVKIDANNNVFPNKEKAKEKIDVFASQLDAFICYENFKEDLSYYFD; encoded by the coding sequence ATGGTTGAGATGAAATATTTTGATAAGTATGTTGGGTTAGTGGAAGCTGGTAAAGTTCCTGTCTGTCGTGAAGTGCTTCTCTCAATCTCTCGTGTGAAGCGGTTTAAAGAACAATATATCTTCAAACAAGAGGAAGCTGACAAGCGGATTGAGTTCATCGAGGAAGAGTGCAGCAACACAAAGGGTCGAGCTGGTAAGTTAAAGCTAGCTTTACCTCAAAAGGTTTGGCTTGAGGTGGCTTGGGGCTTCTATCACATGGCAGAAGTTACCAAGACTAATCCAGACACACTTGAAGAGTACAAAGATTTTGAAGAAAGGCGTCTCATTCATGAGGTGCCTATTATTGTGCCTCGTGGTACTGGAAAGACTACGCTTGGTTCTGCAATTGGAGAGGTTGGTCAGATAATCGACGGTGAGTGGGGAGCTGACATTCAGCTTTTGGCTTATAGTCGTGAACAGGCTGGCTATCTCTTTAATGCGTCAAGGGCAATGTTGTCCAATGAAGATAGTTTACTGCACTATATGCGTGAGGCTGACATTCTTAGGTCAACTAAGCAAGGTATTTTGTACGAGACAACAAACAGTCTTATGTCTATCAAGACATCTGAATATGAAAGCCTTGACGGTACTAATGCCCATTACAATATTTTTGATGAGGTTCATACTTATGATGATGACTTTATCAAGGTTGTTAACGATGGTTCTAGCCGTAAGCGTAAAAACTGGATAACTTGGTACATTTCTACCAATGGGACTAAGCGTGACAAGCTCTTTGATAAGTATTATTCGCTATGGATTGATATTTTAGATGGCAAGGTTGAAAATGATTCAGTCATGCCATGGATCTATAAGCTAGATGAGGTGGCTGAAATCCATAATCCTGATGTCTGGCAGAAGGCTATGCCTCTACTTGGTATCACGACCGAGAAAGAAGCCATCATACTTGATATTGAGATGAGTAAGAATGACCCAGCCAAACAAGCTGAGTTGATGGCCAAGACTTTCAATCTTCCAGTCAATAACTATCTAGCTTACTTCAGCAATGAAGAGTGTCAAGGCTGGTCAGACAAGTTTGATATGAGTCTTTTCGTCGGTGATGATGAGCGCAGCGCTCGTTGCGTGCTTGGTGTTGACTTATCAGATGTCAATGATATCTGTTCAATCTCCTTCATGGTTGTGAATGGGGAAGAACGGCAATACCTCAATAAGAAATTCATGCCACGGCATACGATTGAGGGGCTTCCAAAAGAACTGAGAGACAAATACGCTGAGTGGGAGCTAAGCGGAGAGTTGCATGTTCATGAGTTGGATTACAATGACCAGGCTTATATCTTCGATGAGCTTAGACGGTTTATGAGTGATAACAGGATTTTACCTGTGGCAGTTGGTTATGACAGATGGAATGCTAAAGAGCTTATCCGCTTGTTTAATGACTACTATGGGGATATCTGTCACGACATCCCACAGACGGTTAAAAGTTTGTCAAATCCCCTCAAGGTCTATAAAGAAAAAGCTAAGATGGGAAAAATCATCTTTGATGACCCTGTTGCAACTTGGAACCATGCAAATGTTCGTGTCAAGATCGATGCGAATAACAATGTATTTCCAAATAAAGAAAAGGCAAAAGAAAAGATTGACGTATTTGCTAGTCAGTTAGATGCTTTTATTTGCTACGAAAATTTCAAGGAAGATTTGAGTTATTACTTTGATTGA
- a CDS encoding phage portal protein: MNKYINNLREVFARIFRPSNRKSTRTYLQRNLNYWRRNSIYLDNIYNKISTDTAQVRFKHVKITRNPGGVDKMEWYENSDLANVLSFSPNPLEIPVVFWANVTRAMLRDGVAVVVPRWENGQLIEIWLAKKTISWTAERVEIMIDDVEIELPLGDVWVFENPKLNVTSQLNQITELIDINLDALTEKLGRGNSKLRGFLKLPTKAADEHLKKQAKNRVDTMMELAENGGIAYLEQGEEFMELNKDYSTASKEEMEFLKSQLYHAHGINEKLFTCDYTEEQYRAYYSSVMKLYQRVFSEEINRKYFTKTARTQGNKLLVFFDMADMISFKDLVEGGFKSKYAGLMNSNEFRETYLGLPGYEGGEVFETNLNAVRIEPSESN, from the coding sequence ATGAACAAATATATAAATAATCTAAGAGAGGTTTTTGCTAGGATTTTCAGACCAAGCAATAGAAAATCCACAAGAACCTATTTACAAAGAAATTTAAATTATTGGAGAAGAAATTCGATTTACTTAGACAATATCTACAATAAGATTTCAACAGATACTGCACAAGTTAGATTCAAGCATGTCAAGATTACTCGGAATCCAGGCGGTGTTGACAAGATGGAGTGGTACGAGAATAGTGACCTTGCAAATGTTTTATCTTTCTCTCCAAATCCCCTTGAAATACCAGTTGTATTTTGGGCAAATGTAACAAGAGCTATGTTGCGTGACGGAGTTGCAGTTGTTGTTCCACGTTGGGAGAATGGCCAGCTGATTGAAATTTGGCTTGCCAAGAAAACCATATCATGGACTGCAGAGAGAGTTGAGATTATGATCGATGATGTAGAGATTGAGTTGCCTCTTGGTGATGTCTGGGTTTTTGAAAATCCGAAATTAAATGTGACAAGTCAACTGAATCAAATTACAGAATTAATTGACATCAATCTTGATGCGTTAACTGAAAAGTTAGGCAGAGGGAATTCAAAATTGAGAGGATTCTTAAAACTACCAACTAAAGCAGCAGATGAACACTTGAAGAAACAAGCTAAAAATCGAGTTGATACCATGATGGAACTTGCTGAAAATGGTGGCATTGCCTATCTCGAGCAAGGTGAAGAGTTTATGGAATTAAACAAAGATTACTCAACCGCTTCTAAAGAAGAAATGGAGTTTCTGAAATCTCAACTTTATCATGCTCATGGGATTAATGAAAAATTGTTTACTTGTGACTACACTGAAGAGCAATATAGAGCTTACTATTCTAGCGTCATGAAGTTATATCAACGTGTATTTTCTGAAGAGATTAACAGGAAATACTTCACGAAGACAGCACGGACACAAGGCAACAAACTCTTAGTCTTCTTTGATATGGCTGATATGATTTCATTCAAAGATCTAGTTGAAGGTGGATTTAAATCTAAATACGCAGGTTTGATGAATTCAAATGAATTCCGTGAAACGTATCTAGGACTTCCAGGCTATGAAGGTGGAGAAGTATTCGAAACTAATCTAAATGCAGTCCGTATTGAACCGAGCGAAAGTAATTAA
- a CDS encoding HK97 family phage prohead protease encodes MEKLKTFVVKSVEEESADFHFEAYASTYGNTDRDGDVMAKGCFDSTLKTKAVVPMCLNHDRNRVIGKHELSVDEKGLRTRSTFNLSDPEAKKTYDLMKMGALDSLSIGFFINDYEPVDAKQPYGGWIFKEVEIFEISVVTVPANPQATVDNIKGFDISVVDKRIAQANMKQDIMSKLAQI; translated from the coding sequence ATGGAAAAGTTAAAAACCTTTGTCGTCAAGTCAGTTGAGGAAGAGTCAGCTGACTTTCATTTTGAGGCTTATGCCTCTACTTATGGCAATACAGACAGAGATGGCGATGTGATGGCCAAGGGGTGTTTTGATAGCACTCTGAAAACTAAGGCTGTCGTCCCTATGTGCTTAAATCACGACCGAAATCGTGTCATCGGTAAGCATGAGCTGTCGGTAGATGAAAAAGGTCTGCGAACACGGTCAACATTCAACCTAAGCGATCCAGAAGCTAAGAAAACCTATGACCTCATGAAGATGGGGGCACTGGATAGTCTGAGCATTGGGTTCTTTATTAATGATTATGAGCCAGTTGACGCTAAGCAACCTTACGGTGGATGGATTTTCAAAGAGGTTGAAATCTTTGAAATATCTGTCGTTACCGTGCCAGCCAATCCTCAAGCAACCGTTGATAATATTAAGGGATTTGATATATCTGTGGTTGATAAGCGAATCGCTCAGGCGAACATGAAGCAAGATATCATGAGTAAACTTGCACAAATCTAG
- a CDS encoding phage major capsid protein, with protein sequence MKKSLVELLEARQKAADELSEVKLKKATIKAKLKEANIEADVLEQLKADAEALVTQANTLKETIDSLDADIEETEEELNKAAKSIKEVQKGKTQMEYLKTKEAALDFARILMDNEGSSNSARKVWEANLVEKGVTDLNKILPEPVLIAIQNAFNDYDGILNHVTKDPRYAVRVALQTQQAKAKGHQNGKTKKDESFVFIDYTINSAAVYIKYSFEYADLKKDTTGAYFNYVMNELAQGFIRAVERAVVIGDGKNSDDDDKITEIKSIAEETLAQLFDTQEINVDGEFDSTVLENLVKGIDKLAANTTPILVTSKTIARKLKMVKDGEKRYIDPQPFAPISQTGNVIAGYQVYVYDWMEDATNPIIAFADKAYKMIGDDVSADRFEDYDVTMNRRHIELASVLGGRLGQYKSAVKFTKG encoded by the coding sequence ATGAAAAAATCACTTGTTGAACTTTTGGAAGCTCGTCAAAAAGCTGCTGATGAGCTATCAGAAGTTAAATTAAAAAAGGCGACTATCAAAGCTAAATTGAAAGAAGCAAACATTGAGGCTGATGTCCTTGAACAGCTGAAAGCTGATGCAGAGGCCTTGGTCACTCAAGCCAATACCCTCAAAGAAACGATTGACAGCTTGGATGCAGACATTGAAGAGACTGAAGAAGAACTCAACAAAGCTGCTAAATCTATCAAGGAAGTACAGAAAGGCAAGACACAAATGGAATACTTAAAAACAAAAGAAGCTGCACTTGATTTCGCTCGAATCCTCATGGATAACGAAGGAAGCTCAAACAGTGCCCGCAAAGTTTGGGAAGCAAATCTGGTTGAAAAAGGTGTAACTGATCTTAACAAAATCTTACCTGAACCAGTATTGATTGCAATCCAAAATGCATTTAATGATTACGACGGTATCCTGAACCATGTAACCAAAGATCCTCGTTATGCAGTACGTGTTGCGCTTCAAACGCAACAAGCAAAAGCTAAAGGCCATCAGAATGGCAAAACAAAGAAAGATGAATCTTTTGTATTTATCGATTATACAATCAACTCTGCTGCTGTCTACATCAAGTACAGTTTTGAGTATGCTGACTTGAAGAAGGATACAACAGGTGCTTACTTCAACTATGTGATGAATGAATTAGCACAAGGATTCATCCGTGCTGTTGAACGTGCTGTTGTTATTGGCGATGGTAAAAATAGTGATGATGATGACAAAATCACTGAAATTAAATCTATCGCAGAAGAAACACTTGCTCAACTATTTGATACGCAAGAAATCAATGTTGACGGGGAATTTGACAGCACTGTTTTAGAAAACCTTGTAAAAGGAATTGATAAACTTGCTGCCAATACAACTCCAATTCTGGTAACTTCAAAAACTATTGCTCGTAAACTTAAAATGGTTAAGGATGGCGAAAAGCGCTACATTGATCCACAACCATTCGCACCAATTTCACAAACAGGGAATGTCATTGCTGGTTATCAAGTATATGTCTATGACTGGATGGAAGATGCAACCAACCCAATTATCGCATTTGCTGACAAGGCTTATAAGATGATTGGTGATGATGTCTCTGCCGATCGCTTTGAAGATTATGATGTAACGATGAATCGTCGTCATATCGAACTTGCTAGCGTACTTGGTGGCCGACTTGGTCAGTACAAATCAGCTGTAAAATTCACAAAAGGTTGA
- a CDS encoding head-tail adaptor protein — translation MKSSRVSIILCYDERIEVEKGVFEKQVVEKKVKAEKEKIYQRRLDKALADGQVLTARFRIRSNYVTDSLDYVKYKGKEYKVNVGTESDDGHYTIIELGELK, via the coding sequence ATGAAATCATCTAGAGTATCAATCATCCTTTGTTATGATGAGCGCATAGAGGTCGAAAAAGGTGTTTTTGAAAAACAAGTTGTAGAAAAGAAAGTCAAAGCTGAAAAAGAAAAGATCTACCAACGTAGACTCGATAAAGCTTTGGCAGATGGTCAAGTTTTGACAGCAAGATTTCGGATACGTTCTAACTATGTGACAGATTCCTTAGACTACGTGAAGTACAAAGGGAAAGAGTACAAGGTAAATGTTGGAACTGAATCCGATGATGGCCACTACACGATAATCGAATTAGGAGAGTTGAAATAA
- a CDS encoding HK97 gp10 family phage protein, which translates to MGNGSVNVNTLKIDIQNQVLEIIEKAGKSTAGDIRDGSPRRNGVYEKGWTHETIEDIAVVYNNGKEKSLAHLLENGHATKNGGFVAPQEHIRPAYLKNKEIFLNNMKSIKIRPN; encoded by the coding sequence GTGGGAAATGGTAGCGTTAATGTGAATACATTAAAAATCGATATACAGAATCAAGTTTTAGAAATCATAGAAAAAGCAGGAAAAAGCACCGCTGGAGACATTAGAGACGGAAGTCCTAGAAGAAACGGAGTATATGAAAAAGGATGGACTCACGAGACCATTGAAGATATCGCTGTAGTATATAACAACGGGAAAGAGAAGTCGCTTGCTCACTTGTTAGAAAATGGCCACGCAACAAAAAATGGTGGATTTGTAGCACCTCAAGAACACATCAGACCAGCTTATCTCAAAAATAAAGAAATCTTTCTCAATAATATGAAATCAATAAAAATCAGACCAAATTAA
- a CDS encoding phage tail protein, with product MTYKYDTREVTHGNAMGFFAKISKTESGALDLKTPYPFTGMRKTSFETSQESKAYYADNVEHVRLQGKKSTEGSITTYQIPKQFMIDHLGKKLTTSTPPALIDTGVNANFIWGYAETVTDEFGSEVEEFHIWTNVKASAPKGSATTDENSATPKEIEIPCTASPNNFILDSDKKPVSEIVWRDTDKGVVRAKFDKLFASSTPTKLIDFINEALGTTAIVPGG from the coding sequence ATGACTTATAAATATGACACACGAGAGGTTACTCATGGTAATGCCATGGGATTCTTTGCTAAGATTTCAAAAACAGAATCTGGCGCACTCGATCTAAAAACACCATACCCATTTACAGGAATGCGAAAAACATCTTTTGAAACTTCACAAGAATCAAAAGCATACTACGCAGATAACGTGGAGCACGTCCGTCTTCAAGGTAAGAAATCAACTGAGGGATCAATTACGACTTATCAAATTCCTAAACAATTCATGATTGACCATTTGGGGAAAAAGCTGACAACTTCAACTCCTCCAGCGCTCATCGATACTGGTGTGAATGCGAATTTCATTTGGGGATATGCTGAAACGGTTACAGATGAGTTTGGTTCTGAGGTTGAAGAGTTCCACATCTGGACCAATGTGAAAGCATCGGCTCCAAAAGGAAGCGCTACAACAGATGAAAACTCTGCTACACCAAAAGAAATCGAAATTCCATGTACTGCGTCACCTAACAATTTCATTCTAGATTCAGATAAAAAACCTGTTTCAGAAATTGTATGGCGTGATACAGACAAGGGTGTTGTCCGTGCTAAATTTGATAAATTGTTCGCTTCAAGTACCCCAACGAAATTGATTGATTTTATCAATGAAGCTTTAGGAACAACAGCCATCGTGCCAGGAGGCTAA